A segment of the Sphingopyxis sp. OAS728 genome:
CATCCCGGCTTCATTCCAATATGGAATGATAATCTTCAAAAAACTCCAAATATATTGGAGTGTATATCCTTCAAACTTGACGTTTTGGAATTTAACATAGTCGTCGCACAGCCTTTGGAGAATGCGATGACCAGCCCGCTCATGAATGTTTACGCCCGCGCCCCGCTCGCTTTCGTCAAGGGGGAGGGGGCTTGGCTTTATGGCTCCGAAGGCGGCGAACCTTATCTCGATTGCGTCGCGGGCGTTGCGTCGAACGCGCTGGGACATTGCCACCCGGCACTCGTCGCGGCGCTGACGGAGCAGGGAAACAAGCTTTGGCATGTGTCGAATATGTTCGAAGTACCGGGGCAGGATGCGCTGGCTGCGCGGCTGACCACGGCAAGCTTTGCCGACACGGTCTTTTTCGCCAATACCGGGACCGAGGCCGTCGAGTGCGCGATCAAGGTGGCGCGCCGTTATCATGCGGTGCGGGGCGATGCGCAGCGGCAGACGATTATCGGCTTTCACGGCGCCTTCCATGGTCGCACATACGGGGCGCTTAACGCCGCGGGCAATGCGGCGCACCTCGACGGCTTCGGCGCGCCCATGCCGGGCTTCGTTCATCGGTCACCCGACGACTGGGCTGCGCTGGCTGCAGCGATCGGCGATCCGACGACCGCTGCCGTACTGATCGAGCCGGTGCAGGGCGAGGGCGGCGCTCGCGCGATGACGCAGAACTTCCTCGAAAGCCTGCGCGCCGCCTGCACCGCGGCGGGCGTCCTTTTGATCTATGACGAGGTGCAGAGCGGCATGGGGCGCACCGGCCAGCTCTTCGCGCATCAATGGTTCCCAGGAGCCGAACCCGACATCATGGCGGTTGCCAAGGCGCTGGGGTCGGGGCTCCCGGTCGCCGCCTGCCTTGCCACCGCCGAAGCCGCGTCGGGAATGGCGCCGGGCGGCCACGGATCGACCTTTGGCGGCAATCCGCTCGCGATGGCGGTGGCGATCGCGGCGTTCGACGAGATCGCCAAACCCGAAACGCTGGAACATGCGCGGGCGCTGTCGCAGCATCTGCGCGGCAGTCTTGCCGTGCTCGCAGCGCGCTGGCCGGACGTCATCACGGATGTGCGCGGCAAGGGCCTGTTGATCGCGCTGAAGCTCGTGCCGAACAACCGCGCCTTTATCGCCGCAGCGCGCGATCAGCGCCTGCTCGTTGCGGGCGGCGGCGACAATATCGTCCGCCTGTTGCCGCCGCTGACGATGAGCCTTGTCGAAGCCGACGAGGTGGTCGCGCGTCTCGACGCAACATGCGCGGCGATGATGGCAGCGGTCGAGGTCGCGGCATGAGCCAACCCTTCACCTCAATCGATCCGGCGAGCGGCGAAACCCTCTGGGAAGGCGTCGCGGCGTCGGCCGACGATTGCGCGCGCGCCGTCGCCGCGGCGCGAACAGCCTTTCCCGCTTGGGCTGGGCGGTCGGCGGAGGCACGTATCGCCGTCCTTCAGCGGTACGCGGCGGTGCTGGGCGAACGGCAGGCCGCGCTTGCCGAAGCTATCGCGCGCGAGACGGGCAAGCCCTTGTGGGAAGCGCAGACCGAGGTTGCGTCGATGATCGGCAAGGTGGCGATCTCGATCAAGGCGATGGCTGAACGTGCAGGTACGCGCGAAAGCGAAACCGCGTTCGGGCGCGCGCGGCTCGATCACCGTCCGCACGGCGTTATGGCAGTGCTCGGCCCGTATAATTTCCCCGGCCATCTGCCCAACGGCCATATCGTGCCGGCGCTGCTCGCGGGCAATGCGATCGTCTTCAAACCGTCCGAAGAAACGCCGCTGGTCGGGCAATTGCTTGTCGAGGCGTTGCACGCGGCGGGTGTTCCTCAGGATGCCGCGATCCTCGTCCAGGGCGGGCGTGACACTGGCGTGGCGCTGGTCGCGCGGGATATCGACGGGCTATTGTTCACCGGCTCGGCGGGCGCGGGCGCGCATTTCCGTCGCCTGTTCGCCGACCGGCCTGCGGTTATCCTCGCGCTGGAGCTTGGGGGCAACAACCCGCTGATCGCATGGGATGGGGATCCCGATGCGGCCGCTTCGATCATTGCCGGCTCGGCTTTCATCACGGCAGGGCAGCGCTGCTCGTGCGCCCGGCGCCTGATCGTTCCCGAGGGCGCGGCAGGCGGTGCTATCGTCGATGCCGTCGCTGCGCTCGCTGGTCGCCTTCGGATCGGCGCGTGGAACGAAACGCCCGAGCCTTTCATGGGACCCCTGATCTCGGGGGTCGCCGCCGAACGCGCGGCGGCACAGGTCGAAACCCTGGTTGGGCTGGGCGCGCGGGTCATCCGCGCATTCGACGGTGTTAACGGGCGTTCGGCGGCGTTTGTGCGCCCGGCGATCCTGGACGTCACGGGGTTCGATGTCCCCGACGAGGAGATTTTCGCGCCGGTGCTGCAGGTCCGCCGCGTCGCCGATTTCGATGCCGCGCTGGCTGCGGCCAATGCGACACGCTTCGGCCTGTCGGCCGGCCTCATCAGCGACGATGATGCTCTCTGGGCGCGCTTCCGCGTCGAAGCGCGCGCCGGTGTCGTGAACCGCAACCGCGCGACGACGGGCGCATCGTCGGACATGCCCTTCGGTGGCGTCGGCGACTCCGGCAATCACCGGCCGAGCGCTTATTATGCCGCCGATTATTGCGCCTGGCCGGTCGCGACCCTCGAAGCCGACCGTGCGGTCGACCAGCTGGCGACGCTCAAGGGCGTCGCCTGACGACTATTCTTCGTCGATGCGGGTGGTGACGCCGGTGGCGATCACCGTCCGCGTCGCGTCGATCGACGCATAGGTCCAGAAGATCACCAGCGGCTCGCTGCCCTCGAGGTTGAGGAAGCAATGCGGCACCTCGGGCGGGATCCAGCTCGTGACGCCGGGCGCGACGGGCGTTTCGACGCCGTCGATATGCACCTTGCCGACGCCCGACATCACGACGACGCTTTCCTCGCAATTGTGGATGTGCAGCGGCACCGCGGCGCCGGGCGCGATGTGCGTGATGCCGTTGAGCATCGATTTCGACCCGCGGCCAGCGGTGACCAGCGGCGTCGTGACGACGCCATTGCCGCGGTCCTTAACCGGCAACCCTTCGGGCACGAGGACTTGGGGCGCGCTCATGCGGCGTCCGCCACGCGGATCGTCTTCATATTGGTAAACTCCTTCATCCCGGCTTCGCCAAGTTCGCGACCATAGCCCGAGCGTTTGATCCCGCCGAAGGGCACGCGCGGGTCGGATGCGACCATCGCATTGACGAACACCGCCCCCGCATCGATCCGGCGTGCGAGTGTGCGGCCGCGGTCGGTGTCGGCGGTCCAGATCGAGGCGCCGAGGCCGAAGCTGGTGCGATTGGCGAGCGCGAGCGCTTCGTTGGCATCTGCCGCGCGAACGATCGCGGCGGCAGGGCCAAAGGTTTCCTCGTCGAACGCTGCCATGCCGGGCGCGACATGATCGAGCAGGGTTGCGGGATAATAGAAACCCGCACCGTCGGGCATTGTGCCGCCAGTGCGGAGCTTTGCGCCCCCGGCAATGCTGCGCTGGACCTGATCGTCGATCGCCGCGCGCAGATTGCCACGCGCGAGCGGCCCCAGTGTCGTTGTGGCATGGCGCGGATCGCCCAGCTTCAGCGCGGTGATGCCCGCAAGGAAGCGTTCGGCAAAAGCGTCGGCCACGCTCGCTTCGACGATAAAGCGCTTGGCGTTGACGCAGCTTTGCCCGGCATTGGTGAAGCGCGCCGTCACCGCAACCTGTGCAGCGCGGTCGAGGTCGGCGTCGGCGAGCACGACGAACGGGTCGGAGCCGCCGAGCTCGAGCACTTGCTTCTTGAGCGCCGCGCCAGCCTGTCCGGCGACAATCGCGCCGACTTCTGTCGACCCAGTCAGGGTAACCCCCGCGATGCGCGGGTCGGCAATGACATCTGCTACCGCAGCAGGCTCGACAAACAGGTTCGCGAACAGGCCTTCGGGAAAGCCCGCCTCTGCCACCAGTCGTTCGAGCGCGAGCGCCGATTGCGGGACATTGGCGGCATGCTTCAGGATCGCGCCATTGCCTGCGGCGAGCGCGGGGGCGAGGAAGCGGACGACCTGCCACAGCGGATAGTTCCACGGCATGATCGCGAGGATCACGCCGAGCGGCTCAAAGGCAAGGGTAGTGCCGGGGACTGCCGCGATTGGCGCGTCGGCGAGCATCGCGGGGGCATGTTCGGCGTAGAAATCGCAGTTCAGTGCGCATTTCTCGACCTCGGCCGTCGCCTCGGCGATCGGCTTGCCCATCTCGCTTGTGATCAGCGCGGCGAGCGCCTCCTTTTCGGCACGCAGCTTGGCCGCGAGGCGTGGAAGCAACGCCGCACGCTCTTCGGCGGGTTGCCACCGCCACGCCGCCTGCGCGCGCACGGCGCGTTCCAGCCGTGCGTCGATTTCGGCCGGACTGTGGACGTCGAAGCGCGCGAGCGTCTCGCCGGTCGCGGGATCGATAGTCGCGATCATAGCGCGGCGATCACGGCGTCGGTGAACCCGCGCGTATCGAGCGGCCCGCCGATGTCGCGCGTGCGTGTCGCGGGATTGGCGAGCGCGACCTCGGCCGCCGCCTCGATCCGCCGCGCGACGTGGCCCAGCGCCGCATCGCCGCGCTTGCGGCCGAGCCAGTCGAACAGCATCGCGGCCGACAGGATCAGGGAGGTCGGATTGGCGATGCCTTGCCCCGCAATATCAGGCGCCGAGCCATGCTGTGCCTGCGCGACGCAAATATCGTCGCTCGCGTTGATCGACCCGCCGAGACCGAGGCTGCCGCTGAGTTCTGAGGCTTCGTCGGACAATATGTCGCCGAACATGTTGGTGGTGACGATGACGTCGAAGCGGTCGGGGCTGCGGATCAGCAGCGCCGCCGCGGCGTCGACGATCACTTCGTCGAGCGTCACGTCGGGGAAGTCGGCCGCGACCGCGCGCACTTCGCGCAGAAACAACCCGTCGGTCAGCTTGAGCACATTCGCCTTGTGCACCGCGGTCACCTTGCGGCGGCGTTCGGCGGCCAGCTCGAAGGCCGCGCGGGCGACGCGGCGCACAGCCGGCGCGGTGATCTTGCGGATCGCAAAGGCGCTCTCGGGGTCTGGCATGAACTCGCCCGGCCCCATGTGCATCGACCGGTCGGCATAGAAACCCTCGGTATTCTCGCGCACGATCACCAAATCCATCGGCTTGCGCAGGATCGACAGCCCTTCGCGCGCGCGGCACGGGCGGATATTGGCGAAAAGATTGAAGTGGGTGCGCAGCTTCGCCGACGGATTGGGCTGCCCCGCAGGGTAATCATAGTGCGAAACCGGGCCGAGGATCACGCCATCTGCAGCAGGGATTGCGTCCAGCACCGCATCCGGAAGCGTGCTCCCCTGTGCCGCAAGGCTGGCAAGGCCGATGTCCACCGTTTCGAAGCGGATCGTGTCGCCGCCTGCGGCACGGGCGATGGCGAGCGTGGCTTCGGTGATTTCGGGACCGATGCCGTCGCCTGGAAGTGTGAGGATATGGGTCATAAACGCCTGTTGCACTCCCTTGGCTGTCATATCGCTGACACGGCGCGCCGTTTTTGCTTGAAAATTGCATTTTGTCGATTCAAGTCTTTGGTATGACCGAACGTTTGGCAGACCGGATCGCGCGCCAGATCGCCGACCATATCCGTGCCGAGGGGCTGGGCGAGGGCGATCATCTGGCCGCGCAGGCGCTTGCCGACCGCTTCCGCGTATCGCGCGCGCCGGTAACTGCGGCTTTGAAGACGCTCGCCGCGGCGGGCATCGTCGAGGCACAAGCCAATCGCGGCTTCTTCGTCAGGCGCGCGCCTGACAGTGCGGCGGCAGCGGGGCAAGGTGACGACCCGCTCTATGGTGCCATTATAGAGGCGCGCCTGTCGGGCACGCTGCCCGACCGGGCGAGCGAGAATGAAATGATGCGCCGCTTCGGCGCGACGCGCGCCCGGCTTCAGCGCGTGCTTGCACAGATCGCCGAGGAGGGTTGGGTCGAACGCCTCCCGGGGCACGGATGGCTGTTTCTTGCGACGCTCCATTCGGCCGAGGCTTATGAA
Coding sequences within it:
- a CDS encoding isocitrate/isopropylmalate dehydrogenase family protein; protein product: MTHILTLPGDGIGPEITEATLAIARAAGGDTIRFETVDIGLASLAAQGSTLPDAVLDAIPAADGVILGPVSHYDYPAGQPNPSAKLRTHFNLFANIRPCRAREGLSILRKPMDLVIVRENTEGFYADRSMHMGPGEFMPDPESAFAIRKITAPAVRRVARAAFELAAERRRKVTAVHKANVLKLTDGLFLREVRAVAADFPDVTLDEVIVDAAAALLIRSPDRFDVIVTTNMFGDILSDEASELSGSLGLGGSINASDDICVAQAQHGSAPDIAGQGIANPTSLILSAAMLFDWLGRKRGDAALGHVARRIEAAAEVALANPATRTRDIGGPLDTRGFTDAVIAAL
- the astD gene encoding succinylglutamate-semialdehyde dehydrogenase; the encoded protein is MSQPFTSIDPASGETLWEGVAASADDCARAVAAARTAFPAWAGRSAEARIAVLQRYAAVLGERQAALAEAIARETGKPLWEAQTEVASMIGKVAISIKAMAERAGTRESETAFGRARLDHRPHGVMAVLGPYNFPGHLPNGHIVPALLAGNAIVFKPSEETPLVGQLLVEALHAAGVPQDAAILVQGGRDTGVALVARDIDGLLFTGSAGAGAHFRRLFADRPAVILALELGGNNPLIAWDGDPDAAASIIAGSAFITAGQRCSCARRLIVPEGAAGGAIVDAVAALAGRLRIGAWNETPEPFMGPLISGVAAERAAAQVETLVGLGARVIRAFDGVNGRSAAFVRPAILDVTGFDVPDEEIFAPVLQVRRVADFDAALAAANATRFGLSAGLISDDDALWARFRVEARAGVVNRNRATTGASSDMPFGGVGDSGNHRPSAYYAADYCAWPVATLEADRAVDQLATLKGVA
- a CDS encoding NAD-dependent succinate-semialdehyde dehydrogenase yields the protein MIATIDPATGETLARFDVHSPAEIDARLERAVRAQAAWRWQPAEERAALLPRLAAKLRAEKEALAALITSEMGKPIAEATAEVEKCALNCDFYAEHAPAMLADAPIAAVPGTTLAFEPLGVILAIMPWNYPLWQVVRFLAPALAAGNGAILKHAANVPQSALALERLVAEAGFPEGLFANLFVEPAAVADVIADPRIAGVTLTGSTEVGAIVAGQAGAALKKQVLELGGSDPFVVLADADLDRAAQVAVTARFTNAGQSCVNAKRFIVEASVADAFAERFLAGITALKLGDPRHATTTLGPLARGNLRAAIDDQVQRSIAGGAKLRTGGTMPDGAGFYYPATLLDHVAPGMAAFDEETFGPAAAIVRAADANEALALANRTSFGLGASIWTADTDRGRTLARRIDAGAVFVNAMVASDPRVPFGGIKRSGYGRELGEAGMKEFTNMKTIRVADAA
- a CDS encoding cupin domain-containing protein — protein: MSAPQVLVPEGLPVKDRGNGVVTTPLVTAGRGSKSMLNGITHIAPGAAVPLHIHNCEESVVVMSGVGKVHIDGVETPVAPGVTSWIPPEVPHCFLNLEGSEPLVIFWTYASIDATRTVIATGVTTRIDEE
- a CDS encoding aspartate aminotransferase family protein is translated as MTSPLMNVYARAPLAFVKGEGAWLYGSEGGEPYLDCVAGVASNALGHCHPALVAALTEQGNKLWHVSNMFEVPGQDALAARLTTASFADTVFFANTGTEAVECAIKVARRYHAVRGDAQRQTIIGFHGAFHGRTYGALNAAGNAAHLDGFGAPMPGFVHRSPDDWAALAAAIGDPTTAAVLIEPVQGEGGARAMTQNFLESLRAACTAAGVLLIYDEVQSGMGRTGQLFAHQWFPGAEPDIMAVAKALGSGLPVAACLATAEAASGMAPGGHGSTFGGNPLAMAVAIAAFDEIAKPETLEHARALSQHLRGSLAVLAARWPDVITDVRGKGLLIALKLVPNNRAFIAAARDQRLLVAGGGDNIVRLLPPLTMSLVEADEVVARLDATCAAMMAAVEVAA
- a CDS encoding GntR family transcriptional regulator, giving the protein MTERLADRIARQIADHIRAEGLGEGDHLAAQALADRFRVSRAPVTAALKTLAAAGIVEAQANRGFFVRRAPDSAAAAGQGDDPLYGAIIEARLSGTLPDRASENEMMRRFGATRARLQRVLAQIAEEGWVERLPGHGWLFLATLHSAEAYEQAYRFRATIETEALLQPGYRFVPAELEALRAAQNRLLEGGIVSLSRAGLYEINSGLHETLVAWSGNRFFLDAIRRVNRLRRLIEFRAIADRSRLEQQCREHLALLDLIERGDMLLATDFLRRHIGQALDQKVGLVE